Proteins co-encoded in one Bacillus paramycoides genomic window:
- a CDS encoding MFS transporter, which produces MKWKHVIGDVEVNRDLVLLLLIGGLYTLAISLSNTFVNIYLWKQTQNYVNLGLYNLASVVLQPLTFLVGGKLAKRIDRSILLRIGVGTLAIFFIVVLVAGKSASHYILLMGALLGVGYGFYWLAFNLLTFEITEPETRDFFNGFLGLLTSFSGMIGPIAAGYTISRMEKWSGYTVIFFLSLLLFAIAVILSFFVSKRECEGRYEIVQVLKERQIDKNWGRITRAHFFQGLREGTFIFVISVYVYLATDSELALGKYSLVNSAVSFMCYYLVTRMLKKEWRKKAILLGGIILYAVVFLVIFKVTYTKLLIYAACIAIAYPILLVPYGSMTYDVIGRAKNAREWRVEYVVVRELWLNAGRICSILSFLCAVLFFPPEKSLPYLLCILGAGHFLIYFAVKNVKYNEGNASKTSVGTQGTTQNQTEPEG; this is translated from the coding sequence ATGAAGTGGAAACATGTAATTGGTGACGTTGAAGTGAATCGGGATTTAGTGTTATTACTCCTTATCGGAGGTTTATACACGCTCGCAATTTCTTTATCGAATACATTTGTTAACATTTATTTATGGAAACAAACACAAAATTATGTGAATCTTGGCTTGTATAATTTGGCCAGCGTTGTATTGCAGCCCCTCACATTTCTTGTAGGTGGGAAATTAGCGAAGCGTATTGATCGCTCAATCTTGTTACGAATAGGTGTAGGCACGCTCGCGATTTTTTTTATTGTTGTTTTAGTAGCGGGGAAAAGCGCTTCTCACTATATTTTATTGATGGGGGCTCTTTTAGGAGTCGGATATGGTTTTTACTGGCTCGCGTTTAACTTATTAACATTTGAGATTACAGAACCAGAAACAAGAGATTTCTTTAACGGATTTCTTGGGCTTCTTACATCCTTCTCTGGCATGATTGGACCGATAGCAGCTGGATACACAATTTCACGTATGGAAAAGTGGAGTGGTTATACGGTCATATTCTTTCTTTCGTTACTGTTATTTGCAATTGCTGTCATTTTAAGCTTTTTTGTATCTAAGAGAGAATGTGAAGGACGATATGAAATTGTACAAGTATTGAAAGAGCGGCAAATTGATAAAAATTGGGGAAGAATTACACGTGCTCACTTTTTCCAAGGATTGCGAGAGGGAACGTTTATTTTTGTTATTTCAGTGTACGTGTATTTAGCAACTGATAGCGAGCTTGCATTAGGGAAATATAGCTTAGTAAATTCGGCAGTATCATTTATGTGTTACTATTTAGTCACTCGTATGTTAAAGAAGGAATGGCGGAAAAAAGCAATTTTGCTTGGAGGCATTATTTTATATGCTGTCGTATTTTTAGTTATATTCAAAGTTACATACACAAAATTACTTATTTATGCAGCGTGTATCGCGATTGCATACCCCATTTTACTCGTTCCGTACGGATCCATGACATATGATGTAATTGGTAGAGCGAAAAATGCGAGAGAGTGGCGAGTTGAGTATGTAGTTGTTCGGGAATTGTGGTTAAATGCAGGAAGAATTTGCTCGATTTTAAGTTTTTTATGTGCTGTACTATTTTTCCCGCCTGAAAAAAGTTTGCCTTACTTATTATGTATTTTAGGTGCAGGACATTTTCTTATTTATTTTGCAGTTAAAAATGTCAAATATAATGAGGGAAATGCGAGTAAAACAAGTGTTGGAACGCAAGGGACCACGCAGAATCAAACAGAACCAGAAGGTTAA
- the sodA gene encoding superoxide dismutase [Mn] → MAKHELPNLPYAYDALEPHFDKETMNIHHTKHHNTYITNLNAALEGHAELADKSVEELVANLNEVPEAIRTAVRNNGGGHANHTFFWTILSPNGGGQPVGELATAIEAKFGSFDAFKEEFAKAGATRFGSGWAWLVVNNGELEVTSTPNQDSPLTEGKTPVIGLDVWEHAYYLNYQNRRPDYIGAFWNVVDWNAAEKRYQEAK, encoded by the coding sequence ATGGCAAAACACGAATTACCAAATTTACCTTATGCGTATGATGCTTTAGAGCCTCACTTTGACAAAGAAACAATGAACATCCATCATACAAAACATCATAACACGTACATTACAAACTTAAACGCTGCTTTAGAAGGTCATGCAGAATTAGCTGACAAAAGCGTAGAAGAATTAGTTGCAAACTTAAACGAAGTACCAGAAGCAATCCGTACAGCAGTACGTAACAATGGTGGCGGACATGCTAACCATACATTCTTCTGGACAATCTTATCTCCAAACGGTGGCGGACAACCAGTAGGCGAACTTGCAACTGCAATTGAAGCGAAATTCGGTAGCTTCGATGCATTCAAAGAAGAATTCGCAAAAGCTGGCGCAACTCGTTTCGGTTCTGGTTGGGCTTGGTTAGTAGTAAATAATGGTGAGTTAGAAGTAACAAGCACACCAAACCAAGATTCTCCTCTAACTGAAGGTAAAACTCCAGTTATCGGTTTAGATGTTTGGGAGCATGCTTACTACTTAAATTACCAAAACCGTCGTCCAGACTACATCGGTGCATTCTGGAACGTTGTAGATTGGAACGCTGCTGAAAAACGTTACCAAGAAGCAAAATAA